A portion of the Pseudomonas sp. PSE14 genome contains these proteins:
- the folP gene encoding dihydropteroate synthase — protein sequence MSSLYHPTRLPCGNRVLDLSRPHVMGILNVTPDSFSDGGRFNRLDVALRHAAEMVEAGATLIDVGGESTRPGARVVSPTEELERVAPVVEAIARELDVVISVDTSTPAVMRETARLGAGLINDVRSLQRDGALDAAVDSGLPVCLMHMRGEPGNMQDDPRYPDILKEVLGFLEERIAACEAVGIARERIIVDPGFGFAKTQNHNLSLFRQMERVMELGCPMLVGVSRKSMVGRALGREVDGRLYGSLALAALAVAKGASIIRVHDVAETVDVVRMIHAVESAREEGMPA from the coding sequence ATGAGTTCGTTGTACCACCCGACCCGGTTGCCTTGCGGCAACCGGGTTCTTGATTTAAGTCGCCCGCACGTCATGGGCATCCTCAACGTCACCCCTGATTCCTTCTCCGACGGCGGCCGTTTCAATCGGCTGGATGTGGCGCTGCGCCATGCGGCGGAGATGGTCGAGGCGGGTGCCACGCTGATCGATGTCGGCGGTGAATCGACCCGACCGGGCGCGCGCGTCGTTTCGCCAACCGAAGAGCTGGAGCGCGTGGCGCCGGTGGTCGAGGCCATCGCTCGCGAGCTGGATGTGGTGATTTCGGTGGACACTTCGACCCCGGCGGTGATGCGCGAAACCGCGCGGCTGGGGGCTGGGTTGATCAATGACGTGCGTTCGCTGCAGCGCGATGGCGCGCTGGATGCCGCGGTCGATAGCGGTCTGCCGGTCTGCCTGATGCACATGCGCGGCGAGCCGGGGAATATGCAGGACGATCCGCGCTACCCGGACATCCTTAAGGAGGTTTTGGGCTTCCTCGAGGAGCGTATCGCGGCGTGCGAAGCGGTGGGCATTGCCCGGGAGCGGATCATCGTCGATCCCGGCTTCGGTTTTGCCAAGACTCAGAATCACAACCTCAGCCTGTTCCGGCAGATGGAGCGAGTGATGGAGTTGGGCTGCCCAATGCTGGTCGGGGTATCCCGCAAGAGCATGGTCGGTCGCGCGCTGGGCCGAGAGGTCGATGGGCGTCTCTATGGGAGCCTGGCGCTGGCAGCTCTGGCGGTGGCCAAGGGTGCCAGCATTATCCGTGTCCATGATGTCGCCGAGACCGTGGACGTGGTTCGGATGATTCACGCAGTAGAAAGTGCAAGAGAAGAGGGGATGCCCGCATGA
- the ftsH gene encoding ATP-dependent zinc metalloprotease FtsH yields MAKNLILWLIIAAVLVTVMNNFSSPSEPQTLNYSDFIQQVKDGKVERVTVDGYVITGKRQDGDTFKTIRPAIQDNGLIGDLVNNNVVVEGKQPEQQSIWTQLLVASFPILVIIAVFMFFMRQMQGGGGGRGGPMSFGKSKARLLSEDQVKTTFADVAGCDEAKEEVSELVEFLRDPGKFQRLGGRIPRGVLMVGPPGTGKTLLAKAIAGEAKVPFFTISGSDFVEMFVGVGASRVRDMFDQAKKHAPCIIFIDEIDAVGRHRGAGLGGGHDEREQTLNQLLVEMDGFEMNDGIIVIAATNRPDVLDPALLRPGRFDRQVVVGLPDIRGREQILKVHMRKVPLGDNVDPAVIARGTPGFSGADLANLVNEASLFAARANKRIVDMREFELAKDKIMMGAERKTMVMSEKEKKNTAFHEAGHAIVGRLVPEHDPVYKVSIIPRGRALGVTMFLPEEDRYSLSKRALESQICSLFGGRIAEEMTLGFEGVTTGASNDIMRATQLARNMVTKWGLSEKLGPLMYAEEEGEVFLGRSAGSQHANVSGETAKMIDQEVRRIIDDCYGTAKRLLEENRDKLDMMADALMKYETIDADQIDDIMAGRTPREPRDWQGGNSGSSGNAASPRDEGRQENPIGGPAGEH; encoded by the coding sequence ATGGCAAAGAACCTGATCCTGTGGCTGATCATCGCGGCGGTACTCGTCACCGTGATGAACAACTTCTCCAGCCCGAGCGAGCCGCAGACGCTCAATTACTCGGACTTCATCCAACAGGTGAAGGACGGCAAGGTCGAGCGCGTAACCGTCGACGGTTACGTCATCACTGGCAAGCGCCAGGATGGTGACACCTTCAAGACCATCCGCCCGGCGATCCAGGACAACGGCCTGATCGGCGACCTGGTCAACAACAACGTGGTTGTCGAGGGTAAGCAGCCCGAGCAGCAGAGCATCTGGACCCAGTTGCTGGTCGCCAGCTTCCCGATCCTGGTGATCATCGCCGTCTTCATGTTCTTCATGCGGCAGATGCAGGGCGGCGGTGGCGGCCGCGGCGGCCCGATGAGCTTCGGCAAGAGCAAGGCGCGCCTGCTGTCGGAAGACCAGGTGAAGACCACCTTTGCTGACGTTGCCGGTTGCGACGAGGCCAAGGAAGAGGTCAGCGAGCTGGTGGAATTCCTTCGCGATCCGGGCAAGTTCCAGCGCCTGGGTGGCCGCATCCCGCGCGGTGTGCTGATGGTCGGCCCGCCCGGCACCGGTAAGACTCTGCTCGCCAAGGCGATCGCCGGCGAAGCCAAGGTGCCGTTCTTCACCATTTCCGGTTCGGACTTCGTGGAAATGTTCGTCGGCGTGGGCGCCTCGCGCGTTCGCGACATGTTCGACCAGGCCAAGAAGCACGCGCCCTGCATTATCTTCATCGACGAGATCGACGCCGTCGGCCGTCATCGTGGCGCCGGCCTGGGCGGCGGTCACGACGAGCGCGAACAGACCCTCAACCAGTTGCTGGTGGAGATGGACGGCTTCGAGATGAATGACGGCATCATCGTCATCGCCGCGACCAACCGTCCGGACGTACTCGACCCTGCGCTGCTGCGTCCGGGCCGCTTCGACCGCCAGGTGGTGGTCGGTCTGCCGGACATCCGTGGTCGCGAGCAGATTCTGAAAGTGCACATGCGCAAGGTCCCGCTGGGCGACAACGTCGATCCGGCCGTGATTGCGCGCGGTACCCCGGGCTTCTCCGGTGCCGACCTGGCCAACCTGGTCAACGAGGCTTCGCTGTTCGCCGCTCGCGCCAACAAGCGCATCGTCGACATGCGCGAGTTCGAGCTGGCCAAGGATAAGATCATGATGGGCGCTGAGCGCAAGACCATGGTCATGTCCGAGAAGGAGAAGAAGAACACCGCGTTCCACGAAGCCGGCCACGCTATCGTCGGCCGCCTGGTTCCGGAACACGATCCGGTCTACAAGGTTTCCATCATCCCGCGCGGCCGGGCCCTGGGCGTGACCATGTTCCTGCCGGAAGAGGATCGCTACAGCCTGTCCAAGCGTGCCCTGGAAAGCCAGATCTGCTCGCTGTTCGGTGGCCGTATCGCCGAAGAGATGACCCTGGGCTTCGAAGGCGTCACCACGGGTGCCTCCAACGACATCATGCGGGCCACCCAGCTGGCGCGGAACATGGTGACCAAGTGGGGCCTGTCGGAAAAACTCGGTCCGCTGATGTACGCGGAAGAAGAGGGTGAGGTCTTCCTCGGTCGCAGCGCCGGTAGCCAGCACGCTAACGTCTCCGGCGAGACCGCCAAGATGATCGACCAGGAAGTGCGCCGCATCATCGACGACTGCTACGGCACCGCCAAGCGTCTGCTGGAGGAGAACCGCGACAAGCTCGACATGATGGCTGACGCGCTGATGAAATATGAAACCATCGACGCCGATCAGATCGACGACATCATGGCCGGCCGCACTCCGCGCGAGCCGCGCGATTGGCAGGGCGGCAACTCCGGCTCCTCCGGCAATGCTGCTTCGCCGCGCGACGAAGGACGCCAGGAAAACCCGATTGGCGGGCCCGCTGGCGAACACTGA
- the rlmE gene encoding 23S rRNA (uridine(2552)-2'-O)-methyltransferase RlmE, whose protein sequence is MARSKTSHRWLKEHFDDPYVKMAQRDGYRSRASYKLLEIQEKDRILRPGMTVVDLGAAPGGWSQVTSRVIGDKGILIASDILPMDSIPDVTFIQGDFTEDEVFANLLQAIGENPVDLVISDMAPNMSGLPAVDMPRAMFLCELALDLCTRVLRPGGDFLIKIFQGEGFDAYHKQVRENFEKVQMRKPLSSRDRSREQYLLARGFRGA, encoded by the coding sequence GTGGCCCGTTCCAAGACTAGCCATCGCTGGCTGAAAGAACATTTCGACGATCCGTACGTGAAGATGGCACAGCGCGACGGTTATCGCTCGCGCGCCAGCTACAAGCTGCTGGAAATCCAGGAGAAGGATCGCATCCTGCGTCCAGGCATGACCGTGGTCGACCTCGGCGCGGCGCCAGGCGGCTGGTCCCAGGTCACCAGCCGGGTGATCGGCGACAAGGGCATCCTGATCGCCTCGGACATCCTGCCGATGGACAGCATCCCGGATGTCACCTTCATCCAGGGTGACTTCACCGAGGACGAGGTTTTTGCCAATTTGCTCCAGGCTATCGGGGAAAATCCGGTAGACCTTGTGATTTCGGATATGGCCCCCAATATGAGTGGACTGCCCGCCGTGGACATGCCGCGCGCCATGTTCCTCTGCGAGCTGGCCCTGGATCTCTGCACTCGTGTGCTGCGTCCGGGGGGCGATTTCCTGATCAAGATTTTCCAGGGTGAGGGTTTCGACGCTTACCACAAGCAGGTTCGCGAGAACTTCGAGAAGGTGCAGATGCGTAAACCACTGTCGTCCCGCGATCGTTCGCGGGAGCAGTATCTGCTCGCACGAGGCTTTCGCGGCGCCTAG
- a CDS encoding YhbY family RNA-binding protein — MALSQEQKKQFKSIGHHLKPVLTVAENGLSEGVMAELERALNDHELIKVQFRIAERDDRRALIDELCQNGSCELIQVIGKMALIYRRNPKPNKNLSNISRYSGL; from the coding sequence ATGGCGCTCTCTCAGGAGCAGAAAAAGCAGTTCAAATCTATCGGGCATCACCTGAAACCCGTATTGACCGTTGCTGAAAACGGTCTGTCGGAAGGCGTGATGGCCGAGCTTGAGCGTGCGCTCAACGATCATGAATTGATCAAGGTGCAATTCCGCATCGCCGAACGCGACGACCGTCGCGCGCTGATCGACGAACTCTGCCAGAACGGCAGCTGCGAACTGATCCAGGTCATCGGCAAGATGGCGCTGATCTATCGCCGCAATCCCAAGCCGAACAAGAACCTGTCAAACATCAGCCGCTACAGCGGTCTCTGA
- a CDS encoding DUF4149 domain-containing protein encodes MKSATPDRQSPSAGTISWLLAQTFWVGGLWLLQFVMLPALGKIGLAPLLVDAVAQALKPLLLGFAGFCALLQALVLWQARGFAAFTREMRGQLLLSVLVMTVAYFGVRQVAPDAERWLLFNYLVVALCGLLLVLQPAPGRDERS; translated from the coding sequence TTGAAGTCCGCCACGCCTGATCGGCAAAGTCCAAGCGCAGGCACCATCAGTTGGCTGCTGGCCCAGACATTCTGGGTCGGCGGCCTTTGGCTGCTTCAGTTCGTGATGCTGCCGGCGCTGGGCAAGATCGGCCTGGCGCCGCTGCTGGTGGATGCGGTGGCGCAGGCCCTGAAGCCGTTGCTGCTGGGTTTCGCCGGTTTCTGCGCGCTGCTCCAGGCCCTGGTGCTCTGGCAGGCGCGCGGATTCGCCGCCTTCACGCGCGAGATGCGTGGGCAGTTGTTGCTCAGCGTGCTGGTGATGACGGTGGCGTATTTCGGCGTACGCCAGGTTGCGCCTGACGCTGAGCGCTGGCTGCTGTTCAACTACCTGGTGGTGGCGCTCTGCGGGTTGCTGCTGGTGCTGCAGCCGGCGCCGGGGCGGGACGAGCGGAGTTGA
- the greA gene encoding transcription elongation factor GreA, producing MSKFPMTVQGARALEEELKHLKTVLRPQITQAIAEARELGDLKENAEYHAAREQQGMSEARIRDIEAKLSNAQIIDVTTIPHTGKVIFGTTVDIANVETDETVTYQIVGDDEADIKNSKISVNSPIARALIGKTEGDAVLVKTPGGDVEYEIVEVRHA from the coding sequence ATGAGCAAATTTCCAATGACCGTCCAGGGCGCTCGCGCCCTGGAAGAAGAACTGAAACACCTGAAGACCGTTCTGCGCCCGCAGATCACCCAGGCCATCGCCGAAGCGCGTGAGCTGGGCGACCTGAAGGAAAACGCCGAGTACCACGCCGCCCGTGAACAGCAGGGCATGTCCGAGGCTCGCATCCGCGACATCGAGGCCAAGCTGTCCAACGCGCAGATCATCGACGTGACCACCATTCCGCACACTGGCAAGGTGATCTTCGGTACCACCGTGGATATCGCCAACGTCGAGACCGATGAGACCGTGACCTACCAGATCGTCGGCGACGACGAGGCTGACATCAAGAACAGCAAAATCTCGGTCAACTCGCCGATCGCCCGTGCGCTGATCGGCAAGACCGAAGGCGACGCCGTACTGGTGAAGACTCCGGGTGGCGACGTCGAGTACGAGATCGTTGAAGTCCGCCACGCCTGA
- the carB gene encoding carbamoyl-phosphate synthase large subunit, whose translation MPKRTDIKSILILGAGPIVIGQACEFDYSGAQACKALKEEGFRVILVNSNPATIMTDPAMADATYIEPIKWQTVAKIIEKERPDALLPTMGGQTALNCALDLERHGVLEQFGVEMIGANADTIDKAEDRSRFDKAMRDIGLACPRSGIAHSMEEAYGVLEKVGFPCIIRPSFTMGGTGGGIAYNREEFEEICARGLDLSPTNELLIDESLIGWKEYEMEVVRDKKDNCIIVCSIENFDPMGVHTGDSITVAPAQTLTDKEYQIMRNASLAVLREIGVETGGSNVQFGICPNTGRMVVIEMNPRVSRSSALASKATGFPIAKIAAKLAVGYTLDELQNDITGGRTPASFEPAIDYVVTKIPRFAFEKFPKADARLTTQMKSVGEVMAIGRTFQESVQKALRGLEVGATGFDPKLDLHDPEAESILKRELTVPNADRIWYVADAFRAGKSIAEVFDLTRIDEWFLVQIEDLVKDEERVKTLGLSAIDRDLMYKLKRKGFSDARLAKLLGVTEKNLRSHRQKLKVLPVYKRVDTCAAEFATDTAYMYSTYEEECEANPSTRDKIMILGGGPNRIGQGIEFDYCCVHAALAMREDGYETIMVNCNPETVSTDYDTSDRLYFEPVTLEDVLEIVRVEQPKGVIVQYGGQTPLKLCRALEEAGVPIIGTSPDAIDRAEDRERFQQMVQRLNLRQPANATARSEDQALELSKNIGYPMVVRPSYVLGGRAMEIVYQEEELKRYMREAVKVSNDSPVLLDRFLNCAIEVDIDAVCDGETVVIGAIMQHIEQAGVHSGDSACSLPPYSLPEHIQNEIREQVKKMALELGVVGLMNVQMAVQGEDIYVIEVNPRASRTVPFVSKCIGESLAKVAARVMAGKSLAEVGFTEEVIPPYYSVKEAVFPFAKFPGVDPILGPEMKSTGEVMGVGDSFGEAFAKAQLGASEILPNAGCAFISVRDDDKQQAVQVARDLIALGFEVVATAGTAKGIEAAGLPVRRVNKVTEGRPHVVDMIKNDEVTLIINTTEGRQSIADSYSIRRNALQHKIYCTTTIAAGQAICEALKFGPEKTVRRLQDLHAGINA comes from the coding sequence ATGCCCAAGCGTACAGACATCAAGAGCATCCTGATCCTCGGCGCCGGCCCGATCGTCATCGGCCAGGCCTGCGAGTTCGACTACTCCGGCGCGCAGGCCTGCAAGGCCCTGAAGGAAGAAGGCTTCCGTGTCATCCTGGTGAACTCCAACCCGGCCACCATCATGACCGACCCGGCCATGGCCGACGCCACCTACATCGAGCCGATCAAGTGGCAGACCGTCGCCAAGATCATCGAGAAGGAGCGCCCTGACGCGCTGCTGCCGACCATGGGCGGCCAGACCGCTCTGAACTGCGCCCTGGACCTGGAGCGCCATGGCGTGCTCGAGCAGTTCGGCGTGGAAATGATCGGTGCCAACGCCGACACCATCGACAAGGCCGAAGACCGTTCGCGCTTCGACAAGGCCATGCGTGACATTGGCCTGGCCTGTCCGCGCTCGGGCATCGCCCATAGCATGGAAGAAGCCTATGGTGTGCTGGAGAAGGTCGGCTTCCCCTGCATCATCCGTCCGTCCTTCACCATGGGCGGCACCGGTGGCGGCATCGCCTACAACCGCGAAGAGTTCGAAGAAATCTGCGCCCGTGGTCTGGACCTGTCGCCGACCAACGAGCTGCTGATCGACGAATCGCTGATCGGCTGGAAGGAATACGAGATGGAGGTTGTCCGCGACAAGAAGGACAACTGCATCATCGTCTGCTCCATCGAGAACTTCGACCCGATGGGCGTGCACACCGGTGACTCCATCACCGTGGCACCGGCGCAGACCCTGACCGACAAGGAATACCAGATCATGCGCAACGCCTCCCTGGCGGTGCTGCGTGAGATCGGCGTGGAAACTGGCGGCTCGAACGTGCAGTTCGGCATCTGCCCGAACACCGGCCGCATGGTCGTGATCGAGATGAACCCGCGCGTATCGCGTTCCTCGGCGCTGGCTTCCAAGGCCACCGGCTTCCCGATCGCCAAGATCGCCGCCAAGCTGGCTGTCGGCTACACCCTCGACGAGCTGCAGAACGACATCACCGGCGGCCGCACCCCGGCGTCCTTCGAGCCGGCGATCGACTACGTCGTCACCAAGATCCCGCGTTTCGCCTTCGAGAAATTCCCGAAAGCCGACGCCCGCCTGACCACCCAGATGAAATCCGTGGGTGAAGTCATGGCCATCGGCCGCACCTTCCAGGAATCCGTGCAGAAAGCCCTGCGCGGCCTGGAAGTCGGCGCCACCGGTTTCGATCCGAAGCTGGACCTGCACGATCCGGAAGCTGAGAGCATCCTCAAGCGCGAGCTGACCGTGCCCAACGCCGACCGCATCTGGTACGTCGCCGACGCCTTCCGCGCCGGCAAGAGCATCGCCGAAGTCTTCGACCTGACTCGCATCGACGAGTGGTTCCTGGTGCAGATCGAAGACCTGGTCAAGGACGAAGAGCGCGTGAAGACCTTGGGTCTCTCCGCCATCGACCGTGACCTGATGTACAAGCTCAAGCGCAAGGGGTTCTCCGACGCTCGTCTGGCCAAGCTGCTCGGCGTGACCGAGAAGAACCTGCGCAGCCATCGCCAGAAGCTCAAGGTGCTGCCGGTGTACAAGCGCGTGGATACCTGCGCCGCCGAGTTCGCCACCGACACCGCCTACATGTACTCGACCTACGAGGAAGAGTGCGAAGCCAATCCGTCGACTCGCGACAAGATCATGATCCTGGGTGGCGGTCCGAACCGCATCGGCCAGGGCATCGAGTTCGACTACTGCTGTGTGCATGCCGCGCTGGCCATGCGTGAAGACGGTTACGAGACCATCATGGTCAACTGCAACCCTGAAACTGTCTCCACCGACTACGACACGTCCGACCGTCTGTACTTCGAGCCGGTAACCCTGGAAGACGTGCTGGAAATCGTCCGCGTCGAGCAGCCCAAGGGCGTCATCGTGCAGTACGGCGGCCAGACTCCGCTGAAACTCTGCCGCGCCCTGGAAGAGGCCGGTGTGCCGATCATCGGCACCAGCCCGGACGCCATCGACCGCGCCGAAGACCGCGAGCGCTTCCAGCAGATGGTCCAGCGCCTGAACCTGCGCCAGCCGGCCAACGCCACCGCGCGCAGCGAAGACCAGGCCCTGGAACTGTCGAAGAACATCGGCTACCCGATGGTGGTGCGCCCGTCCTACGTGCTGGGCGGCCGCGCAATGGAAATCGTCTACCAGGAAGAAGAGCTCAAGCGCTACATGCGCGAAGCCGTGAAGGTTTCCAACGACAGCCCGGTGCTGCTGGATCGCTTCCTGAACTGCGCCATCGAAGTCGACATCGATGCCGTATGCGATGGCGAGACCGTGGTGATCGGCGCGATCATGCAGCACATCGAACAGGCCGGCGTGCACTCCGGCGACTCCGCTTGCTCGCTGCCGCCGTACTCGCTGCCCGAGCACATCCAGAACGAGATCCGCGAGCAGGTCAAGAAGATGGCCCTGGAACTCGGCGTGGTCGGTCTGATGAACGTGCAGATGGCCGTGCAGGGCGAGGATATCTACGTGATCGAGGTGAACCCGCGCGCGTCCCGTACCGTGCCGTTCGTCTCCAAGTGCATCGGCGAATCCCTGGCCAAGGTCGCGGCCCGCGTCATGGCTGGCAAGTCCCTGGCCGAAGTCGGCTTCACCGAAGAGGTGATCCCGCCGTACTATAGCGTCAAGGAAGCGGTGTTCCCGTTCGCCAAGTTCCCCGGCGTCGACCCGATCCTCGGCCCAGAGATGAAATCCACTGGCGAGGTGATGGGTGTCGGCGACAGCTTCGGTGAGGCATTCGCCAAGGCCCAGCTGGGCGCCAGCGAAATCCTGCCGAATGCCGGTTGCGCCTTCATCAGCGTCCGCGATGACGACAAGCAGCAGGCCGTCCAGGTCGCTCGCGATCTGATTGCGCTGGGCTTCGAGGTTGTCGCGACTGCCGGTACCGCCAAGGGCATCGAAGCCGCCGGTCTGCCGGTGCGCCGCGTGAACAAGGTGACCGAGGGCCGTCCGCACGTGGTCGACATGATCAAGAATGACGAAGTCACCCTGATCATCAACACCACCGAAGGTCGCCAGTCCATCGCTGACTCGTACTCCATCCGTCGTAACGCCCTGCAGCACAAGATCTACTGCACCACCACCATCGCGGCGGGTCAGGCGATCTGTGAGGCGCTCAAGTTCGGTCCCGAGAAGACCGTTCGCCGACTGCAGGATCTCCATGCAGGAATCAACGCATGA
- the leuE gene encoding leucine efflux protein LeuE: protein MPTLGITDLWTYVLGTLFIVLLPGPNSLFVLATAAQRGVASGYRAASAVFLGDAILMFLSALGIASVLKAEPMLFLGLKYVGAAYLFYLGIGMLRGGWQKLRHPLEAAAAPAKEVDVNQPFRKALLLSLSNPKAILFFISFFIQFVDPGYAYPGLSFLVLGTILEIISALYLSFLIFSGVRLAAWFRRRQRLAAGASSGVGALFVGFGVKLASATLS from the coding sequence ATGCCGACCCTGGGAATCACCGACCTCTGGACCTACGTCCTGGGTACGTTGTTCATCGTCCTGCTGCCGGGGCCGAACTCGCTGTTCGTCCTCGCCACCGCCGCCCAGCGCGGCGTGGCCTCGGGCTATCGGGCGGCGAGTGCGGTGTTCCTGGGTGATGCGATCCTGATGTTCCTGTCGGCGCTGGGTATCGCCTCGGTGCTCAAGGCCGAGCCGATGCTGTTTCTGGGTCTGAAGTACGTCGGCGCCGCCTACCTCTTCTACCTGGGGATCGGCATGCTCCGCGGTGGCTGGCAGAAGCTGCGCCACCCGCTGGAAGCGGCCGCCGCGCCGGCCAAGGAAGTGGACGTCAACCAGCCGTTCCGCAAGGCGCTGCTGCTGAGCCTGTCCAACCCCAAGGCGATCCTTTTCTTCATCTCCTTCTTCATCCAGTTCGTCGACCCGGGTTACGCCTACCCCGGCCTGTCGTTCCTGGTGCTGGGCACGATCCTCGAGATCATCAGCGCCCTGTACCTGAGTTTCCTGATTTTCTCCGGTGTGCGTCTGGCGGCCTGGTTCCGTCGGCGGCAACGGTTGGCTGCCGGCGCCTCGAGTGGCGTCGGCGCCCTGTTCGTCGGCTTTGGCGTGAAGCTGGCCAGCGCAACCCTTTCCTGA
- the carA gene encoding glutamine-hydrolyzing carbamoyl-phosphate synthase small subunit, producing the protein MTKPAILALADGSVFRGEAIGADGQTVGEVVFNTAMTGYQEILTDPSYAQQIVTLTYPHIGNTGTTPEDAESNKVWAAGLIIRDLPLLSSSWRDKQSLPDYLKENGTVAIAGIDTRRLTRILREKGSQNGCILAGPDATEEKALELARGFPGLKGMDLAKVVSSTERYEWRSSVWNLETDSHPEIAAADLPYHVVAYDFGVKLNILRMLVARGCRLTVVPAQTPASEVLALNPDGIFLSNGPGDPEPCDYAIQAIREFLDTEIPVFGICLGHQLLALASGAKTLKMGHGHHGANHPVQDLDSGVVMITSQNHGFAVDEASMPANLRATHKSLFDGTLQGIERTDKVAFSFQGHPEASPGPHDVAPLFDRFIAAMAERR; encoded by the coding sequence TTGACTAAGCCAGCCATACTTGCACTTGCCGACGGCAGCGTTTTTCGCGGTGAAGCCATCGGCGCCGACGGCCAGACCGTCGGAGAGGTGGTGTTCAACACCGCCATGACCGGCTACCAGGAAATCCTCACCGATCCTTCCTACGCCCAACAGATCGTCACCCTGACCTACCCGCACATCGGCAACACCGGCACCACGCCGGAAGACGCCGAGTCGAACAAGGTCTGGGCCGCCGGCCTGATCATTCGCGACCTGCCGCTGCTCTCCAGCAGCTGGCGCGACAAGCAGTCCCTGCCGGACTACCTGAAAGAGAACGGTACCGTTGCCATCGCCGGCATCGATACCCGCCGCCTGACCCGCATCCTGCGCGAGAAGGGTTCGCAGAACGGCTGCATCCTGGCAGGCCCCGACGCCACCGAGGAAAAAGCCCTCGAACTGGCGCGGGGCTTCCCGGGCCTGAAAGGCATGGACCTGGCGAAAGTCGTTTCCTCCACCGAGCGCTACGAGTGGCGTTCCAGCGTGTGGAACCTGGAAACCGACAGCCATCCGGAAATCGCCGCTGCCGACCTGCCGTACCACGTGGTTGCCTACGATTTCGGCGTGAAGCTGAACATCCTGCGCATGCTGGTAGCCCGCGGCTGCCGCCTGACCGTCGTGCCGGCACAGACCCCGGCCAGCGAAGTGCTCGCCCTGAATCCGGACGGCATCTTCCTCTCCAACGGTCCTGGCGACCCCGAGCCGTGCGATTACGCCATCCAGGCTATCCGCGAGTTCCTCGACACCGAGATCCCGGTGTTCGGTATCTGCCTCGGCCACCAACTGCTGGCCCTGGCTTCCGGCGCCAAGACCCTGAAAATGGGCCACGGCCACCACGGTGCCAACCACCCGGTGCAGGACCTGGATTCGGGCGTGGTGATGATCACCAGCCAGAACCACGGTTTCGCCGTGGACGAGGCGAGCATGCCGGCCAACCTGCGCGCTACCCACAAGTCGTTGTTCGACGGCACCCTGCAGGGTATCGAGCGCACCGACAAGGTAGCCTTCAGCTTCCAGGGTCACCCGGAAGCCAGCCCTGGTCCGCACGACGTCGCTCCGCTGTTCGACCGCTTCATCGCGGCGATGGCCGAGCGCCGCTGA
- the dapB gene encoding 4-hydroxy-tetrahydrodipicolinate reductase produces the protein MRRIAVMGAAGRMGKTLIEAVQQTNGSAGLTAAVDRPDSTLVGADAGELAGLGRIGVPLSGDLVKVVDEFDVLIDFTHPTVTLKNLEVCRKAGKAMVIGTTGFTVEEKALLSDAAKDIPIVFAANYSVGVNLCLKLLDTAARVLGDEVDIEIIEAHHRHKVDAPSGTALRMGEVVANALGRDLEKVAVYGREGQTGARPRETIGFATVRAGDVVGDHTVLFAADGERVEITHKASSRMTFARGAVRAAQWLEGQANGLYDMQDVLGLR, from the coding sequence ATGCGACGTATAGCCGTAATGGGCGCCGCCGGGCGCATGGGCAAGACCCTGATCGAAGCGGTGCAGCAGACCAATGGCAGCGCCGGCCTGACCGCAGCGGTCGATCGTCCGGACAGCACCCTGGTGGGTGCTGATGCGGGCGAGCTGGCGGGCCTGGGGCGCATTGGCGTGCCGCTGTCGGGCGACCTGGTCAAGGTGGTCGACGAGTTCGACGTACTGATCGACTTTACCCACCCGACCGTCACCCTTAAGAACCTGGAAGTCTGCCGCAAGGCCGGCAAGGCCATGGTTATCGGCACCACCGGCTTCACCGTCGAGGAGAAGGCGCTGCTGAGTGATGCGGCCAAGGATATCCCGATCGTCTTTGCCGCCAACTACAGTGTGGGCGTGAATCTCTGCCTGAAGCTGCTCGACACCGCTGCTCGCGTGCTGGGTGATGAGGTGGACATCGAAATCATCGAGGCGCACCACCGTCACAAGGTCGATGCGCCATCCGGTACTGCGCTGCGCATGGGTGAAGTGGTCGCCAATGCGCTGGGGCGTGATCTGGAAAAAGTGGCCGTCTATGGTCGCGAAGGTCAGACCGGAGCTCGTCCGCGCGAGACCATCGGCTTCGCCACCGTGCGTGCCGGCGACGTGGTGGGCGATCACACCGTGCTGTTCGCCGCCGACGGCGAGCGCGTGGAAATCACCCACAAGGCCTCGAGCCGCATGACTTTCGCTCGTGGCGCTGTGCGTGCCGCGCAGTGGCTGGAAGGGCAGGCCAATGGCCTGTACGACATGCAGGACGTGCTTGGCCTTCGCTGA